In one Sphingobacterium daejeonense genomic region, the following are encoded:
- the thiD gene encoding bifunctional hydroxymethylpyrimidine kinase/phosphomethylpyrimidine kinase has translation MREDKKYQTPTVLSIAGFDGSGGAGIQADTKTISSLGCYAMNVLTALPVQNTQGVRNIFEIPTEAVKEQLDCLFDDIYPDSIKIGMVHSSELVEIIANHLKDYRGSIVFDPVMVSTSGHRLIKDETIQAIKELLFPIASIITPNLDEVSVLVGKEISDVKAMEEVSEQILGLGCESALLKGGHLDSDILTSILIQQGKPAQYFESKRVDTKNTHGSGCTLSSAIASFLARGFNLTQATEKGLSYVNSAILGSKDLVLGKGNGPLNHFF, from the coding sequence ATGAGAGAAGATAAAAAATATCAAACACCTACAGTATTAAGTATTGCAGGGTTTGATGGCAGTGGTGGTGCAGGAATTCAAGCTGATACAAAGACAATTTCATCATTGGGGTGTTATGCTATGAATGTACTAACTGCTTTGCCAGTCCAAAACACTCAAGGAGTAAGAAACATTTTCGAAATACCTACAGAAGCAGTCAAAGAACAATTAGATTGCCTCTTTGACGATATCTATCCTGACAGCATTAAAATTGGAATGGTCCATAGCAGTGAACTGGTTGAGATTATTGCAAACCACCTTAAAGATTATAGAGGAAGTATAGTATTCGATCCAGTGATGGTTTCAACAAGTGGTCATCGATTGATAAAGGACGAAACGATTCAGGCGATTAAAGAGTTATTGTTTCCAATTGCATCTATTATTACTCCAAATTTGGATGAAGTTTCCGTGCTTGTAGGAAAGGAGATTTCTGACGTCAAGGCTATGGAAGAAGTTTCGGAGCAGATCCTTGGACTGGGTTGTGAGTCAGCTTTATTAAAAGGAGGCCATTTAGACAGTGATATTTTAACGAGTATCCTTATTCAACAGGGTAAACCAGCGCAATATTTTGAATCTAAACGAGTTGACACCAAAAACACTCATGGTTCAGGATGTACGCTTTCATCTGCAATTGCCTCTTTTTTAGCTAGAGGGTTTAACCTAACTCAAGCAACAGAAAAAGGATTATCGTATGTTAATAGTGCTATACTTGGCAGTAAAGATCTCGTTTTAGGCAAAGGCAACGGACCTTTAAATCATTTTTTTTAA
- the tenA gene encoding thiaminase II — protein sequence MNWTDHAWQSIQHLFQEILEMPFIQELKDGTLPLEKFQFYMLQDAKYLEHYGRALAALGSKAMDNKMALDFFDFGKNALVVESALHEAYFEQFGLQAHQEITIEPICHHYIHFLKSTVAFDPIEVATAAILPCFWIYKEVGDHILETQNSSNNPYKNWIDTYSGDEFAEGVKLAIAYTDYMAENSTEEKRKLMLAAFKTASKLEFMFWDAAYKNTKW from the coding sequence ATGAATTGGACTGATCATGCTTGGCAGAGCATCCAACACTTATTTCAAGAAATATTGGAAATGCCGTTTATCCAAGAATTAAAAGATGGCACACTTCCATTGGAGAAATTTCAGTTTTATATGCTTCAAGATGCTAAATATCTTGAACATTATGGCAGAGCATTGGCTGCTTTAGGTTCCAAAGCAATGGATAATAAAATGGCATTGGATTTTTTCGATTTTGGGAAAAATGCTTTAGTTGTTGAGAGTGCATTGCATGAAGCTTATTTTGAACAATTTGGTCTTCAGGCACATCAAGAAATAACAATAGAACCTATTTGCCATCATTATATTCATTTTCTCAAAAGCACTGTGGCTTTTGACCCGATTGAAGTGGCAACAGCCGCAATTTTACCTTGTTTTTGGATTTATAAAGAAGTAGGCGACCACATCTTGGAAACTCAAAATTCATCTAACAATCCTTATAAAAATTGGATAGATACTTATAGCGGGGATGAATTTGCGGAGGGTGTAAAACTCGCTATTGCATATACGGATTATATGGCTGAAAATTCAACGGAAGAAAAAAGAAAATTAATGCTAGCGGCCTTTAAAACCGCTAGTAAATTAGAGTTTATGTTCTGGGATGCTGCTTATAAAAACACGAAGTGGTGA